AGAAAGGTGCCTGGCGTGATCTGACAGAGGCTGAGAAGCTGGAGCTTGGTCAGATGCTCGATTATACGCTTAGCTAATGCCAGAGGGGCTTGTATAGCCTAGAGCGTATGATCGTCGTATCTGAAAGGGCAAAGTACAGGAAGCACTAAACAAAGAGGCACCAGCTGCATAAAAATGCGGCGGTGCCTTTGTTCATATAACATATGCATAATCAACCTTCACTCGAGCTTGAGGTAGGACTGATGACTTGTGTCCCGTTCTGATATTTGCGGAGAACAGATATTTCAACACGACGGTTTTTAGAGCGCCCTTGACCATCTTGATTGCTTGCCAATGGACGATACTGGCCATAACCGATGGATACAAACTTGGTTGGGTCGAGATCTGGATTGAGCAACAAGATACGCAAGAAATTCAGAGAGCGCTTGGCGCTCAAATCAAAATTGGACGGGAACTGGCTGTTGGAGATCGGTACATTATCCGTGTGACCCGATACGATAACATCATAGCCAGGGAACTGCTGGAGCATACTAGAAATGGACTTGGCCAGCTTTCTTGCTTCCGGCTTTACTTCGGCCTGCCCGGATGAAAACAAGGCATTATCACTAATGGTGATCATTAGTTGCGATTGGTTTAGCTTGGTATTCAGCAACGGGGTCAGGCCGTTATTTTGAATGTATTGATCCATCTGTTTTTTAAGCTTTTTTAAATCTTCTTCTTCCCGTTGGGCCAGCTGTTTTTGCAGTTCAGAGGTAGAAGTAGCTTTCGATTTTACGGGTTGTGACACTTGTTCTTTATTTTTGCCCATATCCATGGATTGTGACGACGGATTCGCGGCTGAGTGATCCAGTACGCCAGTGCCGCCATTAAAAGCTGCACTCAGGGATTGAGCCATAGTTTCAAATTTTTTGGCGTCGAGCGAGCTCATACCGAATAAGACAATGAAAAGAGCCAACAGAAGGGTCATTAAGTCGGAATATGGCAACAGCCAGCTTTCGTCAGCATGCTCTTCATGCGGTTCATGTCTCTTTTTACTCACTGGAATCGCCATCCTTCTGGGTCATCGTAGCCCGTTCGGTCGGAGTCAGGAAGATCGTCAGTTTCTGACTGATGGCGATCGTCGATATCCCCGATTGAATGGAAAGCAGACCTTCGACCATCATTAATTTAAGCTCGACTTCTTTTTTGGATAACCGTTTCAGCTTGTTGGACATCGGATGCCACAGGACATAACCTGTAAAAATACCGAGCAACGTCGCAATGAAGGCTGCTGCAATGGCATGAGAGAGCTTTTCCATGTCACTAAGGTCGGCCAGAGCGGCGATCAGACCTACAACCGCACCGAGTACCCCGAGCGTTGGAGCGTACATACCGGCTTGGGAGAAGATCAGCGCGCCAGAGCGATGTCGATCCTCGGTGGCATTGATATCCTCCATTAGAACGTCCCGTACGAATTCCTGATCATTGCCGTCAATAATCATTCGCATGCCGCCACGCATAAAGGGATCGTCGATTTCCTCTACCTTGGATTCCAAGGCGAGCAGACCTTCACGACGGGTAATGGATGCCCACTCGGTAAACGTACCGATGAGCTCTTTGCGGTCTAACAGTTTTTGTTCGGTGAAA
The Paenibacillus peoriae DNA segment above includes these coding regions:
- a CDS encoding flagellar motor protein MotB yields the protein MSKKRHEPHEEHADESWLLPYSDLMTLLLALFIVLFGMSSLDAKKFETMAQSLSAAFNGGTGVLDHSAANPSSQSMDMGKNKEQVSQPVKSKATSTSELQKQLAQREEEDLKKLKKQMDQYIQNNGLTPLLNTKLNQSQLMITISDNALFSSGQAEVKPEARKLAKSISSMLQQFPGYDVIVSGHTDNVPISNSQFPSNFDLSAKRSLNFLRILLLNPDLDPTKFVSIGYGQYRPLASNQDGQGRSKNRRVEISVLRKYQNGTQVISPTSSSSEG
- the motA gene encoding flagellar motor stator protein MotA yields the protein MQISTIIGLVLGILSLVVGMILKGAPVVNLVNNPAAYMIIFVGTAASIFMAFPMAEIKRIPKLFKVIFTEQKLLDRKELIGTFTEWASITRREGLLALESKVEEIDDPFMRGGMRMIIDGNDQEFVRDVLMEDINATEDRHRSGALIFSQAGMYAPTLGVLGAVVGLIAALADLSDMEKLSHAIAAAFIATLLGIFTGYVLWHPMSNKLKRLSKKEVELKLMMVEGLLSIQSGISTIAISQKLTIFLTPTERATMTQKDGDSSE